In one window of Natator depressus isolate rNatDep1 chromosome 12, rNatDep2.hap1, whole genome shotgun sequence DNA:
- the DDX28 gene encoding putative ATP-dependent RNA helicase DDX28 — MALSKAGRLMAAPGELALALGAGRISAARLLLVRWAQGGGPRPPENVVRIPRALQLRLAREPRRRGREGPVVPTRAGKLLLRSRRPQLSQPRCLTLGRWERPLLVSAGWKHRRACGDYFQLERSQEQAPALAPQPPRAAGGGASFQALGLGPALVSALRSLSVTQPTAVQRRAIPALLRGGNALCAAETGSGKTLAYLLPLFQKLLSRPALGPAWPPSPRSLVLLPSRELAEQVRSVASSLGRSLGLRVREIGGGRGMASVKNQLRSDPDADLLVSTPGALCKALRKRMVRLERLCCLVLDEADTLLDSSFLDLVEEVLMQAPIAHSPKEVADQWDIKTQLVIVGATFPEGLGQLLSKVTDLGRFTTLTSQNLHHLLPHVKQKFIRLKGSDKSSELLQLIKDQGPSSGALLVFCNNASTVNWLGYILDDHKIKHLRLQGQMPAAMRAGIFTIFQKGQRDVLICTDLASRGLDTSRVELVVNYDFPSTLQDYLHRVGRVGRVGSTVPGTVVSFVTHRWDVDLVRKIETAARRRTSLPGMETAIKEPLPKTDLTQADEQ; from the coding sequence ATGGCGCTGAGCAAGGCCGGGCGGCTGATGGCGGCCCCCGGGGAGCTGGCGCTGGCGCTGGGCGCGGGCAGGATTTCCGCCGCGCGGCTCCTCCTGGTGCGCTGGGCGCAGGGCGGCGGCCCGCGGCCCCCGGAGAACGTGGTGCGGATCCCCCGGGCCTTGCAGCTGCGGCTGGCTCGGGAGCCGCGCAGGCGGGGCCGGGAGGGGCCGGTGGTTCCGACCCGGgcggggaagctgctgctgcggAGCCGGCGGCCGCAGCTGAGCCAGCCCCGCTGCCTGACGCTGGGGCGCTGGGAGCGGCCGCTCCTGGTCTCGGCGGGCTGGAAGCACCGGCGTGCCTGCGGGGACTACTTCCAGCTGGAGCGCTCCCAGGAGCAGGCGCCGGCCCTGGCCCCGCAGCCTCCCCGAGCCGCGGGAGGGGGCGCCTCCTTCCaggcgctggggctggggccggcgCTGGTGTCCGCCCTGCGGTCCCTCTCCGTCACCCAGCCCACGGCCGTGCAGCGCCGCGCCATCCCCGCCCTGCTGCGCGGGGGGAACGCGCTGTGCGCCGCCGAGACGGGCAGCGGCAAGACCCTGGCCTATCTCCTCCCGCTGTTCCAGAAACTCCTGTCTCGGCCCGCGCTGGGCCCGGCCTGGCCGCCCTCCCCTCGCAGCCTGGTGCTGCTGCCCTCCCGGGAGCTGGCGGAGCAGGTGCGCAGCGTGGCCTCCTCCCTGGGCCGTTCCCTGGGACTGCGGGTGCGGGAGATTGGCGGGGGCCGGGGCATGGCCAGCGTGAAAAACCAGCTCCGCTCGGACCCCGATGCCGACTTGCTGGTGTCCACGCCTGGGGCCCTGTGCAAGGCGCTGCGGAAGCGGATGGTGAGGCTGGAGCGGCTGTGCTGTCTGGTGCTGGATGAGGCTGACACGCTGCTGGACTCCTCTTTCCTGGATCTGGTGGAGGAGGTGCTCATGCAAGCCCCTATCGCCCACAGCCCCAAGGAGGTGGCCGACCAGTGGGACATCAAAACCCAGCTAGTGATCGTCGGAGCCACCTTCCCTGAAGGGCTAGGTCAGTTGCTGAGCAAGGTCACCGATCTGGGCCGCTTTACCACTCTCACCAGCCAGAACTTGCACCACCTCCTGCCCCATGTCAAGCAGAAATTCATCCGCCTCAAAGGCAGCGACAAGTCATCTGAGCTACTGCAGCTCATCAAAGACCAGGGCCCCTCTAGCGGAGCCCTTCTTGTCTTCTGTAACAATGCCAGCACCGTCAACTGGCTCGGCTACATCCTAGATGATCACAAAATCAAGCACCTGAGGCTCCAGGGACAGATGCCTGCAGCTATGAGAGCCGGCATTTTCACCATCTTCCAGAAGGGACAAAGGGATGTCCTCATTTGCACAGACTTAGCTTCCCGTGGACTGGATACCAGCCGTGTGGAGCTTGTAGTCAACTATGACTTCCCATCCACGTTGCAAGACTATCTCCATCGGGTAGGGCGGGTTGGGCGTGTAGGCAGCACGGTGCCTGGGACTGTGGTTAGTTTTGTGACCCATCGTTGGGATGTTGATCTGGTGCGGAAGATAGAGACTGCAGCCCGGAGAAGGACCAGTCTCCCTGGGATGGAGACTGCCATTAAGGAGCCTTTGCCTAAAACAGACCTGACTCAGGCTGACGAACAATGA